One region of Hymenobacter sediminicola genomic DNA includes:
- a CDS encoding FGGY-family carbohydrate kinase, with translation MKKSIYAVFDVGKTNKKVILFDEDRQIIDEHQQVCLETVDEEGFPCETLTRLSQWVQDRWQALRHDTHYNLKGVNFTSYGASFVHLGANGQPILPLYNYLKPLPAPMQEQFFAELEQSPVDFAIETCSPRLGMLNSGLQLYWLKQTRPEQYARIRTSLHLPQYLSYLITGEAFSDFTSVGCHTGLWNFKLGRYHDWVYREGIDDKLAPLTKDSIASVVDGILVGVGLHDSSAALLPYLQENEQPFLLVSTGTWAVTLNPFNREPLTPELLSRDCLSYLSPKGEMTKASRVFFGREHDFQVQRIAHYFHVKPDFYHSLMVARPYDEASLSFRPWCMHGTGPFPDQPATEWDLSNFSTAADAYQHLMHGLMRILTESINLIRKDEKLIYVDGGFARNPLFMQLLGWSFPDAKIRTLEVPQATALGALMHMEQGEAWKKTQLLFS, from the coding sequence ATGAAAAAATCCATCTACGCCGTGTTCGATGTTGGCAAGACCAACAAGAAAGTCATCCTTTTTGATGAGGACCGCCAGATCATCGACGAGCACCAGCAAGTGTGCCTGGAAACCGTGGACGAGGAAGGCTTTCCGTGCGAAACTCTGACGCGCCTCTCGCAGTGGGTGCAGGACCGCTGGCAGGCGCTCCGCCACGACACGCACTACAACCTGAAGGGCGTGAATTTCACGTCGTACGGGGCCAGCTTCGTGCATTTGGGGGCTAATGGCCAACCGATTCTGCCGCTCTACAACTACCTCAAACCGCTGCCAGCGCCTATGCAGGAGCAGTTTTTTGCGGAGCTGGAGCAGAGTCCGGTAGACTTCGCCATTGAAACATGCTCGCCACGGCTGGGCATGCTCAACTCGGGGCTGCAACTGTACTGGCTCAAGCAAACCCGGCCCGAGCAATACGCCCGCATCCGCACCTCGCTGCACTTGCCACAGTACCTGTCCTACCTCATCACGGGCGAGGCCTTCAGCGACTTCACGTCGGTGGGCTGCCACACGGGGCTTTGGAACTTCAAGCTGGGCCGCTACCACGACTGGGTGTACCGCGAAGGTATCGACGACAAGCTGGCACCACTCACCAAAGACTCCATTGCCTCGGTGGTCGACGGCATTCTGGTGGGTGTTGGGTTGCACGACAGCTCGGCCGCGCTGCTGCCCTACCTGCAGGAAAACGAGCAGCCGTTTTTGCTGGTGTCCACGGGTACCTGGGCCGTTACGCTCAACCCGTTCAACCGCGAGCCACTTACGCCCGAGCTGCTGAGCCGCGACTGTTTGAGCTACCTCTCGCCGAAAGGCGAAATGACCAAGGCTTCGCGCGTGTTCTTTGGGCGGGAGCATGACTTTCAGGTACAGCGCATCGCGCACTACTTCCATGTCAAGCCTGATTTCTACCACTCCCTGATGGTAGCGCGGCCATATGATGAGGCCTCGCTAAGCTTCCGGCCCTGGTGCATGCACGGTACCGGCCCTTTCCCCGACCAGCCCGCCACCGAGTGGGACCTAAGCAATTTCAGCACCGCCGCCGACGCCTACCAGCACCTCATGCACGGCCTGATGCGCATCCTCACCGAGTCCATCAACCTAATTCGCAAGGACGAAAAGCTGATTTACGTGGATGGTGGCTTTGCCCGCAATCCGCTGTTTATGCAGCTGCTCGGCTGGAGCTTTCCAGATGCCAAAATCCGCACGCTGGAAGTGCCCCAGGCCACGGCGTTGGGCGCGCTCATGCACATGGAGCAGGGCGAAGCCTGGAAGAAAACGCAGCTGTTGTTTAGTTGA
- a CDS encoding TIM barrel protein produces the protein MLTDQQIQDLNQPLLDDHQFRYQFLTELLARRGVEAPDVVQQLVAFQVAIPSWALGTGGTRFGRYPLGGEPRSLEEKIQDVALLNRLNGSSNSISLHIPWDIPQDVPALQQQLRESGLTIDSMNSNTFQDQKNQPYSYKFGSLSNTETAVRQQAIQHNIECVEYGKQLGAKIHTVWLADGSNFPGQQHLRRAYQRTAESLASIYEAMPSDMTMLIEYKPYEPHFYSTVIPDWGTSYSLCQYLGQQAQVLVDLGHHLPNTNIEQIVGRLKHFGRLGGFHFNGSMYGDDDLTTGSTKPFQLFLIFNELVDAAQDQTLAEAAVAYMIDASHNTKDPLEDLLQSVESILGAYAKALLVDRAALHEAQESNDVVRAEELLRDAFLTDVRPLVAEAYRQAGGALSPVAVYRAGQVREQLIQQRGKLSLSTGL, from the coding sequence ATGCTCACGGATCAACAGATTCAGGACCTCAACCAGCCGCTGCTGGACGACCACCAATTCCGCTACCAATTCCTTACCGAGTTGCTGGCCCGCCGCGGCGTGGAAGCGCCGGACGTGGTGCAGCAACTGGTGGCATTTCAAGTGGCTATTCCGAGCTGGGCGCTGGGCACGGGCGGCACCCGCTTTGGGCGCTACCCGCTGGGCGGCGAGCCGCGCAGTCTGGAAGAGAAAATCCAGGACGTGGCTCTGCTCAATCGCCTCAACGGCTCGTCGAACTCGATTTCGCTGCACATTCCGTGGGATATTCCGCAGGACGTGCCGGCCCTGCAGCAGCAGCTACGCGAGTCGGGCCTAACGATTGATTCGATGAACTCGAACACGTTTCAGGACCAGAAAAACCAGCCCTACTCCTACAAGTTCGGCTCTTTGAGCAACACCGAAACTGCCGTGCGCCAGCAGGCCATTCAGCATAACATCGAGTGCGTAGAATACGGCAAGCAGCTCGGCGCAAAAATCCATACAGTTTGGCTCGCCGACGGCTCCAACTTCCCCGGCCAGCAGCACCTGCGCCGCGCCTACCAGCGTACTGCCGAGTCGCTGGCCAGCATCTACGAGGCCATGCCTTCGGATATGACGATGCTGATTGAGTACAAGCCCTACGAGCCGCACTTTTACTCCACCGTCATTCCGGACTGGGGCACGTCGTACTCGTTGTGCCAGTATCTGGGCCAGCAGGCGCAGGTGCTCGTGGATCTGGGCCACCATCTGCCCAACACCAATATCGAGCAGATTGTGGGCCGCCTCAAGCACTTTGGGCGCCTGGGTGGTTTCCACTTCAACGGCTCGATGTACGGCGACGACGACCTGACTACCGGCAGCACCAAGCCGTTTCAGCTGTTTCTGATCTTCAACGAGCTGGTGGATGCCGCCCAGGACCAGACGCTGGCCGAGGCCGCCGTGGCCTACATGATTGACGCCAGCCACAACACCAAAGACCCGCTCGAAGACCTGCTGCAATCTGTGGAAAGCATCTTGGGCGCTTATGCCAAAGCCCTGCTAGTAGACCGCGCCGCCCTGCACGAAGCCCAGGAGTCCAACGACGTGGTGCGGGCCGAAGAACTGCTGCGCGACGCTTTCCTGACCGACGTGCGGCCGCTAGTGGCCGAGGCCTACCGCCAGGCCGGCGGCGCCCTGAGCCCGGTGGCCGTGTACCGCGCCGGCCAGGTGCGCGAGCAACTCATTCAGCAACGCGGCAAACTCAGCCTTTCGACCGGCCTATAA
- a CDS encoding GntR family transcriptional regulator → MPTLYPSAQPMYKLQFKPFDKTPKYKQIVQSVITDIERGTLRKGDQLPSISELSAEYYLARDTVEKAYRELRERGFCTSVQGKGYYVQAPDNNKIKILLVFNKLSSYKKIVYYAFLQALGERATVDLQIHHYSASIFQEIMEKNMGKYNYYVVMPHFTQDLDKADYKSILNAIPTDELVLLDKELPELKQQPLTVYQDFDKDIFTALEGTNDLLEKYHRMVLVLPSVGNNYPVEIAWGFRTFCINYNKEFSVKESAMNEVMEPGTAYVVVETTDLAELIKKVRQTHYLLGREIGILSFNSSTLKELLGITVITTDFEAMGRTAAELLLEKQRVKVKNPFYTIRRGSL, encoded by the coding sequence ATGCCCACCCTCTATCCGTCCGCCCAACCCATGTACAAGCTGCAGTTCAAGCCGTTCGACAAAACGCCGAAGTACAAGCAGATTGTGCAGTCCGTCATCACCGATATTGAGCGGGGCACACTCCGCAAAGGCGACCAGCTGCCCAGCATCAGCGAGCTGAGCGCCGAATACTACCTGGCCCGCGACACCGTGGAAAAAGCGTATCGGGAGCTGCGGGAGCGGGGTTTCTGCACGTCGGTGCAAGGCAAAGGATATTACGTGCAAGCCCCCGACAACAACAAAATCAAGATTCTGCTGGTCTTCAACAAGCTCAGCTCCTACAAGAAAATCGTGTACTACGCCTTCTTGCAGGCGTTGGGCGAGCGGGCCACCGTAGACCTGCAGATTCATCATTACAGTGCCTCCATTTTCCAGGAAATAATGGAGAAGAATATGGGCAAGTACAACTACTATGTAGTCATGCCCCACTTCACCCAGGACCTGGACAAAGCCGACTACAAGAGCATCCTGAACGCCATTCCGACCGACGAGTTAGTGCTACTCGACAAGGAGCTGCCCGAGCTGAAACAGCAGCCGCTGACCGTGTATCAGGATTTCGACAAGGATATTTTCACGGCGCTGGAAGGCACCAACGACCTGCTCGAAAAATACCACCGCATGGTGCTGGTGCTGCCCAGCGTCGGCAACAACTACCCGGTGGAAATTGCCTGGGGCTTCCGCACGTTCTGCATCAACTACAACAAGGAGTTTTCGGTGAAGGAAAGCGCCATGAACGAGGTGATGGAGCCCGGCACGGCCTACGTGGTGGTGGAAACCACCGACCTGGCCGAGCTCATCAAAAAAGTACGCCAGACGCACTACCTGCTGGGCCGCGAAATCGGCATCCTGTCCTTCAACTCCAGCACACTGAAGGAGTTATTAGGCATTACCGTCATCACCACCGACTTCGAGGCCATGGGCCGCACCGCCGCCGAGCTGCTGCTGGAAAAGCAGCGCGTGAAGGTGAAAAACCCGTTCTACACGATTCGGCGCGGCTCACTGTAG
- a CDS encoding bifunctional aldolase/short-chain dehydrogenase produces MEKTLTFQHVSYLWDEAKALELAHDEVALFLYRSNLLGADLRLTNYAGGNTSCKITEIDPVTGQPVEVMWVKGSGGDIGTLTKAGCANLYVEKLHQLKNRYRGLEFEDEMVDLFNHCLFDPKCAAPSIDTPLHGLLPFKHIDHLHPDALIAIAASKDGEQIMQEIWGDTMGWLPWQKPGFDLGLQLEKIVADNPGLRGVILGGHGLFTWGDTSYESYINTLEVIEMAATYLEANYGKKAPVFGGVKLSAGPDEATRRRMAADVMPVLRGLASGHRRMLGHYTDDARVLEFVNSHDLARLAQKGTSCPDHFLRTKIRPLVLDEAIMHQPLAAVQEYLQEQFAAYRQDYAAYYERSKHPNSPAMRDANPVVILWPGVGMFTFAKDKQTARVAAEFYTNAINVMKGAEAVSEYTGLAEQEAFNIEYWLLEEAKLQRMAPPKALSGKVAFVTGGTGGIGKAICEELLKSGACVVAVDRDRLEETQADLRKQFGKDSALTASINVTDADSIAESLRASVLQFGGVDIVVNCAGLSISKPLADTTQADWDILNDVLVKGQFLVSQEAVRILRQQALGGDIVNIASKNGLVAGPNNVAYGTAKAAQLHMSRLLAAELGPDKIRVNTVNPDAVLRGSKIWEGDWAAGRAKAYGISVEELPQHYAKRTLLGEELLSEDIAKAVRVFVDGSLSKSTGNVLNVDGGVAMAFVR; encoded by the coding sequence ATGGAAAAAACCTTAACCTTTCAGCACGTCAGCTATCTGTGGGACGAGGCCAAAGCCCTGGAACTGGCCCACGACGAAGTCGCGCTGTTCCTGTACCGCTCCAATCTGCTGGGCGCCGACCTGCGCCTGACCAACTACGCCGGCGGCAATACGTCGTGTAAGATTACAGAAATTGACCCGGTCACGGGCCAGCCTGTGGAAGTAATGTGGGTGAAAGGCTCGGGCGGCGACATTGGTACGCTCACCAAAGCCGGCTGCGCCAACCTGTATGTAGAGAAGCTGCACCAGCTGAAAAACCGCTACCGTGGACTGGAATTCGAGGACGAAATGGTGGACTTGTTCAACCATTGCCTGTTCGACCCCAAGTGCGCGGCCCCCAGCATCGACACGCCGCTGCACGGCCTGCTTCCCTTCAAGCATATCGACCACCTACACCCCGACGCTCTGATTGCCATTGCCGCCAGCAAAGACGGCGAGCAGATCATGCAGGAAATCTGGGGCGACACCATGGGCTGGCTGCCGTGGCAGAAGCCGGGCTTCGACCTGGGCTTGCAGTTGGAGAAAATTGTGGCTGATAATCCGGGTCTGCGCGGCGTGATTCTAGGCGGCCACGGCCTGTTCACCTGGGGCGACACCAGCTACGAGTCGTATATCAACACCCTGGAGGTGATTGAAATGGCGGCCACGTATCTGGAAGCCAACTACGGCAAAAAAGCACCGGTTTTCGGCGGCGTGAAGCTCTCCGCTGGCCCCGATGAAGCCACCCGCCGCCGTATGGCCGCCGACGTAATGCCGGTGTTGCGCGGTCTGGCCTCGGGCCACCGCCGCATGCTGGGCCACTACACCGACGACGCCCGCGTGCTGGAATTCGTGAACTCCCACGATTTGGCCCGGTTGGCGCAGAAAGGCACTTCCTGCCCCGACCACTTCCTGCGCACCAAAATTCGCCCGCTGGTACTCGATGAGGCTATCATGCACCAGCCTCTGGCTGCCGTGCAGGAGTACTTGCAGGAGCAGTTTGCAGCGTACCGCCAGGATTACGCAGCGTATTATGAGCGCAGCAAGCACCCCAACTCGCCCGCGATGCGCGACGCCAATCCGGTGGTGATTCTGTGGCCTGGCGTGGGCATGTTCACCTTCGCCAAAGACAAGCAGACGGCTCGTGTAGCTGCTGAGTTCTACACCAACGCCATCAACGTCATGAAAGGCGCGGAGGCGGTAAGCGAATACACTGGTCTGGCCGAGCAGGAAGCCTTCAACATCGAATACTGGTTGCTGGAAGAAGCCAAGCTGCAGCGCATGGCTCCGCCCAAAGCCCTGTCGGGCAAGGTGGCCTTCGTGACGGGCGGCACCGGCGGCATCGGCAAAGCCATCTGCGAGGAATTGCTGAAATCCGGCGCCTGCGTGGTGGCCGTAGACCGTGACCGGCTGGAAGAAACCCAGGCCGACCTGCGCAAGCAATTCGGTAAAGACAGCGCCCTCACCGCGTCCATCAACGTGACCGATGCCGACAGCATTGCCGAATCGTTGCGAGCCAGTGTCCTGCAGTTCGGCGGCGTGGATATCGTCGTGAACTGCGCCGGCCTGAGCATCAGCAAGCCGCTGGCCGACACCACCCAGGCCGATTGGGACATCCTCAACGACGTGCTGGTGAAAGGTCAGTTCTTGGTGAGCCAGGAGGCCGTACGCATCCTGCGTCAGCAGGCGCTGGGCGGCGACATCGTGAATATTGCCAGCAAAAACGGCCTCGTGGCCGGCCCCAACAACGTGGCATATGGCACGGCCAAAGCGGCCCAGCTGCACATGAGCCGCCTGCTGGCCGCCGAGCTGGGTCCCGACAAAATCCGCGTCAATACCGTCAACCCTGACGCGGTGCTGCGCGGCAGCAAGATCTGGGAAGGCGACTGGGCAGCCGGCCGGGCCAAGGCCTACGGTATTTCGGTGGAAGAGCTGCCGCAGCACTACGCCAAGCGCACCCTGCTAGGCGAAGAATTGTTGTCTGAAGACATTGCCAAAGCGGTTCGCGTGTTCGTGGATGGTAGCCTGAGCAAGAGCACCGGCAATGTGCTGAACGTAGACGGCGGCGTGGCCATGGCCTTCGTGCGCTAA
- the rhaT gene encoding L-rhamnose/proton symporter RhaT, with protein sequence MSIFLGVILHALGGFASGSFYLPYKKVNGWAWESYWLVGGLFSWLLAPILIGYLTVPNLWGVLAQAKTETLIWTYIWGILWGFGGLTFGLAMRYLGLSLGMAVTLGLCAVFGTLVPPIWEGTFGTLLSTTSGQVIMLGLLVCVVGILICGRAGIMKERSQTTEEKQAGVAEFDLRKGLMVAVFSGVLSACMSFGLTAGQPIAELAAQSGTNPLYVNNAILVVILLGGLTTNAIWTIYLNIKNKTYTDYTRVSAPILRNIVFCALAGFTWYFQFFFYGMGDSQMGEYRFSGWTLHMAFIIAFSSMWGLLLHEWRGANRPTMRTISLGILIVVLSTVVVGVGNYLGS encoded by the coding sequence ATGAGTATTTTTCTTGGCGTGATTTTGCACGCACTTGGCGGCTTTGCCTCCGGGAGCTTTTACTTACCCTATAAAAAGGTAAATGGCTGGGCTTGGGAAAGCTACTGGCTGGTAGGCGGGTTGTTTTCGTGGTTGTTGGCCCCCATTCTGATCGGCTACCTAACGGTGCCCAACCTGTGGGGCGTGCTGGCCCAAGCCAAGACCGAAACCCTGATTTGGACCTATATATGGGGGATTTTGTGGGGTTTCGGCGGCCTCACGTTCGGGCTGGCTATGCGCTATCTGGGCCTCTCGCTGGGTATGGCCGTGACGCTAGGCTTGTGCGCTGTGTTCGGAACGCTGGTGCCGCCCATCTGGGAAGGAACGTTTGGCACGCTGCTGAGCACCACTTCGGGCCAGGTGATTATGTTGGGGCTGCTGGTGTGCGTGGTGGGTATTCTGATCTGTGGCCGCGCCGGCATCATGAAGGAGCGCAGCCAGACTACGGAAGAAAAGCAAGCTGGTGTGGCTGAATTCGACTTGCGCAAGGGCCTGATGGTGGCGGTTTTCTCGGGCGTGCTAAGCGCCTGCATGTCGTTTGGCCTGACGGCCGGGCAGCCCATTGCGGAGCTGGCCGCGCAAAGTGGCACCAACCCGTTGTATGTCAACAACGCCATTCTGGTGGTGATTCTGCTCGGTGGCCTTACCACTAATGCCATCTGGACCATCTACCTCAACATCAAAAACAAGACTTACACCGACTACACCCGCGTGTCGGCACCCATTCTGCGTAACATTGTATTCTGCGCGCTGGCGGGCTTTACGTGGTATTTCCAGTTCTTTTTCTACGGCATGGGCGACAGCCAGATGGGCGAGTACCGCTTCTCGGGCTGGACGCTGCACATGGCGTTTATTATTGCGTTCAGCAGCATGTGGGGCCTGTTGCTGCACGAGTGGCGCGGCGCCAACCGGCCCACTATGCGCACCATCTCGCTGGGCATCCTGATTGTGGTGCTCTCGACGGTAGTGGTGGGGGTTGGTAACTACCTGGGGTCTTAA
- a CDS encoding SusC/RagA family TonB-linked outer membrane protein codes for MKKSYIWRRGQFVACLPLLLLAGPGIATVQARPSLKTVAEVPLTGKVTSANGEGLPGVTVVLKGTTRGTTTAADGSFTLTVPENSGTLVFSFIGYTTQERQFTGQENFSVKLAEDSKALDEVVVVGYGTQKRADVTGAIATLDASKLEERPIVRVDQALVGTLAGVNVQQNTGLPGRGFNVQVRGNGSITANNQPLYVIDGFPLEGTSPNGNGNYATGSPLDNINPNDIQSIEVLKDAAAAAIYGSRAANGVVLVTTKRGKTGKPQINFNVYGGFSQMAKKLDLLSSEEWVERATEIINNNWVRSQPNTPGAPIRLASQSTAERQAILGVTTINPSQMLDERWAMPGHPGLDYIDWQDEIFRTGKVQNYQISASGATNNVNYYVSGNYTDQEGIVIGVAYKRYSARANMEVKASDKLKFGLNISPSYAISNDPGVEGKDNLAQKFITMVPVAESSAGVLTNYGDNPVYTWGGSSISPVGELTNRQQQTTTFRTLSTIYGDYELLRDLRFRSTLNLDNTDSRAKSYIPNSKLVGSGATGTFSGYRKQAFVNENTLSYNRIIAAKHDISALAGYSYNFFKTETDKLKSSGGFTNSAVTTLNGATNITGTGDNGTSETQNVLLSYFGRVQYAFDGKYLATASVRRDGSSRFGEDRRWGIFPAASVGWRISQENFMKALPVVSELKVRGSFGMSGNNGIGDYSSIATLGINPYTFGGVVASGQSPNKAPNADLRWEKSQTIDVGLDFGVIDNRITGSFDYYTKTSKDLLLNVPRPSASGYSSQLVNIGEVLNQGVELELRSRNTTGAFGWNTSLNVSHNRNEVVHLGEGDATIEIASPYGASSTLLMVGQPMFTFYAIQQTGILTQSDIDGGVALIQGQTIGDPRYNDANGDGIINEKDRVIIGQPNPKLTWGITNTFNYKGFDLSVLVQGQNGGSLYSLIGRAIDNTNMGYNQNVLGLQRDRWRSVDNPGAGERGKAQANFTPLKSDSWLYSTNYYRVRNITVGYNLGSVISKRYAQAARIYVSAENFFGHDTYRGGYNVDATNSDTGGSGFSVGTDYGGLPLTKSMTVGLNVTF; via the coding sequence ATGAAGAAAAGTTACATATGGCGGCGCGGCCAGTTTGTAGCCTGCCTGCCGTTGCTGCTGCTAGCGGGGCCAGGAATTGCTACCGTCCAGGCACGCCCTTCGCTCAAGACCGTAGCTGAGGTGCCCCTCACCGGTAAAGTAACGTCTGCTAACGGCGAAGGCCTCCCCGGTGTAACGGTAGTGCTGAAAGGCACCACACGCGGCACCACCACGGCCGCCGATGGCAGCTTCACGCTGACGGTTCCCGAAAATTCGGGTACGCTTGTATTCAGCTTCATTGGGTACACTACGCAGGAACGCCAGTTTACAGGACAGGAGAACTTCTCTGTTAAGCTGGCCGAAGACTCAAAAGCACTGGACGAAGTAGTGGTAGTCGGCTACGGCACGCAGAAGCGGGCCGACGTAACCGGCGCTATTGCTACGCTGGATGCCTCCAAACTGGAAGAGCGCCCCATTGTGCGGGTTGACCAGGCGCTGGTAGGCACGCTGGCCGGTGTAAACGTGCAGCAGAATACTGGTCTGCCAGGCCGGGGGTTCAATGTGCAGGTACGTGGCAACGGCTCCATCACGGCCAACAACCAGCCATTGTATGTAATCGACGGATTTCCGCTGGAAGGCACCTCGCCCAACGGCAACGGCAACTACGCCACCGGCAGCCCGCTCGACAACATCAATCCCAACGATATTCAGTCGATTGAGGTGCTGAAAGACGCTGCTGCGGCTGCTATTTATGGCTCGCGTGCCGCCAATGGTGTGGTGCTGGTGACGACCAAGCGTGGCAAAACCGGTAAGCCTCAGATCAACTTCAACGTGTATGGCGGCTTCTCGCAGATGGCCAAGAAGCTGGACCTGCTTTCGTCGGAAGAATGGGTAGAGCGCGCCACTGAAATCATCAACAACAACTGGGTTCGTTCGCAACCCAATACGCCTGGTGCGCCGATACGTCTGGCCAGCCAGAGCACGGCGGAGCGGCAGGCCATTCTGGGTGTTACCACCATCAACCCGTCGCAGATGCTGGACGAGCGGTGGGCTATGCCCGGCCACCCTGGCCTCGACTACATCGACTGGCAGGACGAAATCTTCCGCACCGGCAAGGTGCAGAACTACCAGATTTCGGCCAGCGGCGCTACCAACAACGTCAACTACTATGTGTCGGGCAACTACACTGACCAGGAGGGTATTGTAATTGGGGTAGCATACAAGCGTTACTCGGCCCGCGCCAACATGGAAGTAAAGGCTTCCGACAAGCTGAAATTCGGCCTCAACATCAGCCCTAGCTACGCCATATCCAACGACCCCGGCGTAGAAGGCAAGGACAACCTGGCCCAGAAGTTCATTACGATGGTGCCGGTGGCCGAGTCATCGGCGGGCGTGCTCACCAACTACGGCGACAACCCGGTGTATACCTGGGGCGGCAGCAGCATCAGCCCGGTGGGTGAACTGACCAACCGCCAGCAGCAAACCACTACGTTCCGGACGCTGAGCACTATCTACGGCGACTACGAGCTGCTGCGCGACCTGCGCTTCCGCTCCACGCTGAACCTCGATAACACCGACTCGCGGGCTAAAAGCTACATTCCGAACTCCAAGCTGGTTGGCTCGGGCGCTACGGGTACCTTCAGCGGCTACCGCAAGCAGGCCTTCGTGAACGAGAATACGCTGTCGTATAACCGCATTATTGCGGCCAAGCACGATATATCGGCGCTGGCGGGCTATTCTTACAACTTCTTCAAGACCGAAACCGACAAGCTCAAATCGTCGGGCGGCTTCACGAACAGCGCCGTAACGACGCTGAACGGAGCCACCAACATCACGGGCACCGGCGACAACGGCACCAGCGAAACCCAGAACGTGCTGCTGTCTTACTTCGGCCGCGTGCAGTACGCTTTCGATGGCAAGTACCTGGCTACGGCCAGCGTGCGCCGCGACGGTTCCTCGCGCTTCGGTGAAGACCGGCGCTGGGGTATCTTCCCGGCCGCTTCGGTGGGCTGGCGCATTTCGCAGGAAAACTTCATGAAAGCGTTGCCGGTGGTGAGCGAGCTGAAGGTGCGTGGTAGCTTCGGCATGTCGGGTAACAACGGCATCGGCGACTACAGCAGCATTGCGACGCTGGGCATCAATCCGTATACGTTCGGTGGGGTAGTGGCCTCCGGTCAGTCGCCGAACAAAGCGCCGAACGCCGACCTGCGCTGGGAAAAGTCGCAGACGATTGACGTGGGCCTGGATTTCGGAGTGATTGACAACCGCATTACGGGTTCGTTCGATTACTACACCAAAACCAGCAAAGACCTGCTGCTGAACGTGCCGCGCCCCAGTGCCTCCGGCTACTCGTCGCAGCTCGTAAACATCGGCGAAGTGCTCAACCAGGGGGTAGAACTGGAGCTTCGTTCGCGCAACACGACCGGTGCTTTCGGGTGGAACACTTCCCTGAACGTGAGCCACAACCGCAACGAGGTAGTGCACCTGGGCGAAGGCGACGCGACCATCGAAATTGCTTCACCCTACGGCGCGTCGAGCACGCTGCTGATGGTAGGCCAGCCGATGTTCACATTCTATGCCATTCAGCAGACCGGCATCCTGACCCAGAGCGACATTGATGGCGGTGTAGCACTCATTCAGGGCCAGACCATCGGCGACCCGCGCTACAACGACGCCAACGGCGACGGAATCATCAACGAGAAAGACCGGGTGATTATCGGCCAGCCAAACCCGAAACTGACTTGGGGTATCACCAACACCTTCAACTACAAAGGTTTCGACCTGAGTGTGCTGGTTCAGGGCCAAAACGGTGGTAGCCTTTACTCGCTCATCGGGCGGGCCATCGACAACACCAACATGGGCTACAACCAGAACGTGCTGGGCCTGCAGCGTGACCGGTGGCGTTCCGTCGACAACCCGGGCGCTGGCGAGCGGGGGAAGGCACAAGCCAACTTCACGCCGCTGAAAAGCGACTCGTGGCTGTACTCGACTAACTACTACCGGGTGCGCAACATTACGGTAGGGTATAACCTGGGCAGCGTAATCAGCAAGAGATACGCGCAGGCGGCCCGCATCTACGTGTCGGCTGAGAACTTCTTCGGTCACGACACCTACCGCGGCGGCTACAACGTGGACGCCACCAACTCCGATACCGGCGGCAGTGGCTTCTCGGTAGGCACCGACTACGGCGGACTGCCCCTGACCAAGTCGATGACTGTAGGCCTCAACGTTACTTTCTAG